One genomic region from Jilunia laotingensis encodes:
- a CDS encoding ATP-binding cassette domain-containing protein translates to MESIHLQQTLPQVFADRNSITSDIWHQDITFSKGEMYLIEAASGTGKSSLCSYIYGYRNDYQGIINFDETNIKAYTVKQWVEIRKKSLSMLFQDLRIFTELTGLENIQLKNNLTGYKKKKDILALFDAMGIEDKLNTKAGKLSYGQQQRIAFIRALCQPFDFIFLDEPISHLDDSNGQIMSALLKEEVKKQGAGVIVTSIGKHIELPYNKVLKL, encoded by the coding sequence ATGGAAAGTATCCACCTTCAGCAAACACTTCCCCAAGTGTTTGCTGACCGTAATTCAATCACTTCGGACATCTGGCATCAAGATATCACTTTTAGTAAAGGAGAGATGTATCTCATTGAGGCAGCCTCCGGAACAGGAAAATCTTCTCTATGTAGTTACATCTATGGCTACCGGAACGATTATCAGGGGATCATCAATTTCGATGAAACCAATATCAAAGCTTACACCGTGAAGCAGTGGGTTGAAATCAGAAAAAAATCATTGAGCATGCTTTTTCAGGACTTACGAATCTTCACCGAACTTACCGGACTTGAAAATATCCAATTGAAAAATAACCTGACCGGCTATAAAAAGAAGAAAGACATACTAGCCCTCTTCGATGCCATGGGTATAGAAGATAAACTAAACACGAAAGCAGGTAAATTATCTTATGGCCAACAACAACGAATTGCATTTATCCGCGCTCTTTGCCAGCCTTTTGATTTCATTTTCCTGGATGAACCGATCAGTCACCTTGATGATAGCAACGGACAAATAATGAGTGCCTTACTCAAAGAAGAGGTAAAAAAGCAAGGAGCAGGGGTTATCGTTACATCAATCGGTAAACACATAGAGTTGCCCTATAATAAAGTGTTGAAGCTATAA